A single window of Sporosarcina sp. Marseille-Q4943 DNA harbors:
- a CDS encoding PucR family transcriptional regulator gives MGELQIAVSDILKRPLFKDAKVVAGEEGIGRQVKWAHVLEIQEFESLINGGELILTTGVGLQLDLPTQLKYVKRLIEKNVACICIELGPYFIEIPHEIIQLANEHRFPIIVFEKTVKFVDITQDLHTAIINRHHQMLSQLDALSRKFIDLSLAPNGILKILQELHLFFKQGIMFIGNHEKSYYYPSEMKEVESVLQQNTNLFSSPQKEEHIISIQERSFACMPVRGLGQLLGFACMEITAPRTDDMTFLILDRAALAIAQILLRSRTIAERKQKSEGEFVRNLLNGRAVDQDEIHAYLPTPSSNMYYRIFTIHIDDLALDIADEDWEEIRIQRSMTIRTLFNRHGFFPAVSSVKNEIVIIAFFLSASEHKKETDRYLQVLHLIERFNHSDYLLGSKCRFGIGTVYQDIKDIKKGYEESRKVLTLHKSGLVTTYFYEQLGIYRLLSELTASNQLQSFVDEHISSVIAYDKENDSELYETLCVYLECSGAKKETADRLFIVRQTLYHRLEKLEVLLGNNFMESQKRLAIEIAIHAYQFLKHSQST, from the coding sequence TTGGGAGAATTGCAAATAGCAGTTTCAGATATCCTGAAGCGACCATTATTCAAAGATGCTAAAGTAGTTGCAGGCGAAGAAGGAATCGGACGCCAAGTGAAATGGGCTCATGTTTTGGAAATACAAGAATTTGAATCGTTGATCAATGGTGGGGAATTGATTTTAACGACTGGCGTAGGCTTACAGCTAGATTTACCAACTCAACTGAAATATGTAAAACGGTTGATCGAAAAAAACGTAGCTTGTATTTGTATTGAGTTGGGGCCATATTTCATTGAAATCCCTCATGAAATTATCCAATTGGCGAATGAACACCGTTTTCCGATCATTGTTTTTGAAAAGACCGTAAAATTTGTAGATATTACGCAGGATTTACATACTGCGATCATTAATCGACACCATCAAATGCTTTCACAGCTTGACGCCTTATCAAGGAAATTTATCGACCTGTCCCTTGCTCCAAATGGAATTTTAAAAATCCTGCAAGAGCTTCATCTCTTTTTTAAACAAGGCATCATGTTTATAGGCAATCATGAAAAGTCCTACTACTATCCATCTGAAATGAAGGAAGTCGAGTCTGTGCTTCAACAGAATACTAACCTTTTTTCATCGCCCCAGAAGGAAGAGCATATCATCTCCATCCAGGAGAGATCTTTCGCTTGCATGCCGGTACGCGGATTAGGTCAGCTTCTAGGTTTTGCATGCATGGAAATTACTGCTCCACGAACAGATGATATGACTTTTTTGATTTTGGATCGTGCTGCTCTTGCTATTGCCCAAATTTTGTTGCGCAGCCGGACGATTGCTGAGCGAAAACAAAAAAGTGAAGGTGAGTTTGTACGTAACCTACTGAACGGGAGAGCTGTCGATCAAGACGAAATCCACGCTTATCTTCCGACACCAAGTAGCAATATGTATTACCGGATTTTCACCATACACATAGATGACCTAGCTTTGGATATAGCGGATGAAGATTGGGAGGAGATCCGGATCCAACGCTCCATGACGATACGCACATTGTTTAATCGGCATGGCTTTTTTCCCGCCGTTTCGAGTGTAAAAAATGAAATAGTTATCATCGCTTTCTTTCTATCAGCTTCTGAACATAAAAAAGAGACTGATCGTTACTTGCAAGTCCTCCATCTAATTGAACGATTTAATCATTCCGACTACTTATTGGGAAGCAAATGCCGGTTTGGCATCGGCACCGTCTATCAAGATATCAAAGATATAAAAAAAGGTTATGAGGAATCGAGAAAAGTGTTGACTTTGCATAAGTCAGGACTTGTCACAACCTATTTCTATGAACAATTGGGGATTTACCGATTGCTATCTGAATTGACTGCATCAAATCAGTTGCAGTCTTTTGTAGATGAACACATCTCTTCCGTCATTGCTTATGACAAAGAAAATGACAGTGAACTGTATGAGACATTGTGCGTCTACTTGGAATGTAGCGGCGCAAAAAAAGAAACTGCAGATCGC
- a CDS encoding CoA-acylating methylmalonate-semialdehyde dehydrogenase codes for MQTVATEKKTLSNFVNGQWVKSRTDKYEEVPNPATGEILAEVPISTTEDLEVAVAAAKEAFAKWKKTPVPQRSRILFNYQQLLVKHWDELAKLITIENGKNYNEAYGEVQRGIECVEFAAGAPTLMMGYQLPDIATNIESGAYRYPIGVIGGITPFNFPMMVPCWMFPMAIATGNTFILKPSERTPLLANRLAELLKEAGLPDGVFNIVHGAHDIVNGILSHPDIPAISFVGSQPVAEYVYKTGAANGKRVQALAGAKNHTIVMPDANMDLAVKDIINAAFGSAGERCMACSVVVAVGDIADQLVNRLVEESDKLTIGNGLEEGIFLGPVIRDSHKDRTLAYIESGIEEGAKLIRDGRKDETSSEGGYFVGPTIFDNVTQEMKIWKDEIFAPVLSIVRVDTLDEAIAYANKSEFANGACLFTDSAKAIRQFREEIDAGMLGVNLGVPAPMAFFPFSGYKKSFYGDLHANGRDGVEFYTRKKMLTARHSY; via the coding sequence ATGCAAACAGTGGCGACAGAAAAGAAAACGCTTTCAAATTTTGTGAATGGACAATGGGTAAAATCAAGGACAGATAAATACGAAGAAGTTCCGAATCCTGCAACTGGAGAGATTCTAGCGGAAGTGCCGATCTCCACGACAGAAGATTTGGAAGTGGCGGTAGCAGCGGCAAAGGAAGCATTTGCGAAATGGAAAAAGACACCGGTGCCCCAACGTTCACGTATCTTATTCAACTATCAACAATTGCTCGTGAAGCATTGGGATGAGCTGGCAAAATTGATTACGATTGAAAACGGTAAAAACTATAACGAAGCCTATGGCGAGGTGCAACGTGGCATTGAATGTGTCGAGTTCGCGGCAGGGGCTCCGACTTTGATGATGGGGTATCAGCTTCCGGACATCGCGACAAATATCGAGTCGGGTGCATACCGTTATCCAATCGGCGTCATCGGCGGAATTACACCGTTCAACTTCCCTATGATGGTTCCTTGCTGGATGTTCCCGATGGCGATTGCGACTGGCAACACATTCATCTTGAAGCCATCGGAACGTACGCCGTTGCTGGCCAACCGTCTTGCAGAGCTATTGAAGGAAGCTGGACTTCCCGACGGTGTCTTCAATATCGTCCACGGGGCACATGATATCGTCAACGGAATCTTGAGCCATCCTGACATTCCTGCAATTTCGTTTGTTGGATCCCAACCGGTTGCTGAATATGTATACAAAACTGGCGCCGCGAATGGTAAACGTGTTCAAGCGCTTGCGGGTGCGAAAAACCACACGATCGTCATGCCGGATGCAAATATGGATTTGGCTGTAAAAGATATCATCAATGCAGCATTCGGATCCGCGGGTGAACGTTGCATGGCTTGTTCGGTTGTCGTTGCAGTTGGCGACATTGCAGATCAGCTCGTCAATCGTTTAGTCGAAGAGTCTGACAAGCTGACAATCGGAAATGGGTTGGAAGAAGGGATCTTCCTAGGACCGGTCATCCGTGATTCCCATAAAGACCGGACGCTCGCGTATATTGAGTCGGGCATAGAGGAAGGGGCTAAGTTGATACGTGACGGTCGAAAGGACGAGACGTCTTCGGAGGGCGGATACTTTGTCGGGCCGACAATTTTCGACAATGTTACACAGGAAATGAAGATTTGGAAAGATGAAATCTTCGCTCCGGTTCTATCCATCGTTCGTGTCGATACGTTGGATGAGGCGATTGCGTACGCCAACAAATCCGAATTTGCGAATGGTGCTTGTTTATTTACGGATAGCGCAAAAGCAATCCGTCAATTCCGTGAAGAAATCGACGCGGGTATGCTCGGCGTCAATTTAGGGGTTCCGGCACCAATGGCCTTTTTCCCATTTTCAGGTTATAAAAAATCATTCTATGGAGACCTTCATGCAAACGGCCGCGATGGAGTGGAATTCTATACACGCAAGAAAATGTTGACAGCACGTCATTCGTATTAA
- a CDS encoding aspartate aminotransferase family protein: MTTVHEQTKSVVDKDRDNIWHHISAYNEKNPPMVVEKGEGAWITDHKGNRYLDGMAGLWAVNVGYGREEMAQAAFEQMKKLAYVPMMQSHGPAIELAEKINELLGGDYKIFYSNSGSDANEVAFKLARQYHQQNGESSRYKFISRYRAYHGSSMGALAATGQALRKYKYEPLAPGFLHIAPPDNYRRPAGQSVEDYNIQRAQEFEEKVIWEQKETIAGIIMEPLITGGGILIPHPVYVEKVQEICRRHGVLLIIDEVICGFGRTGKMFGHQHFNCKPDIITMAKGLTSAYLPLSVTAIRKDIYDKFDTGQENSHFRHVNTFGGNPAACALALKNIEIIEREQLVERSAELGERLLKELEELKNHPYVGDIRGKGFLLGIELVEDKKTKEPATNARMAKIMGDCKANGLIVGRNGDTVAGYNNILALSPPLSCTDEDFDFIVAVLKKVFNENK, encoded by the coding sequence ATGACAACAGTACATGAACAAACAAAGTCAGTAGTGGACAAGGATCGGGATAATATTTGGCATCATATTTCGGCCTATAACGAAAAGAACCCCCCGATGGTCGTTGAGAAAGGGGAAGGTGCATGGATTACGGATCATAAAGGCAATCGCTATTTAGATGGGATGGCCGGCTTATGGGCTGTAAACGTAGGCTATGGACGAGAAGAGATGGCGCAGGCGGCCTTCGAACAGATGAAGAAACTCGCTTACGTCCCGATGATGCAAAGCCATGGACCTGCAATTGAACTGGCGGAGAAGATCAATGAACTGCTTGGTGGCGATTATAAAATCTTTTATTCCAACTCCGGTTCTGACGCGAATGAGGTGGCGTTCAAATTGGCGCGCCAATATCATCAGCAAAATGGGGAGTCGTCCCGTTATAAATTCATTTCCCGCTACCGTGCATATCATGGCAGTTCCATGGGGGCCCTTGCGGCAACGGGGCAAGCGCTGCGTAAATATAAATACGAACCATTAGCGCCTGGATTCCTTCATATTGCGCCTCCGGATAATTATCGGAGACCTGCGGGGCAATCGGTGGAAGATTATAATATTCAACGGGCCCAAGAATTTGAGGAGAAAGTTATTTGGGAGCAGAAAGAGACGATAGCCGGAATCATCATGGAGCCGCTCATTACAGGCGGCGGCATTCTCATTCCGCATCCGGTGTACGTAGAAAAGGTGCAAGAAATCTGCAGACGTCATGGTGTGCTGCTCATAATTGACGAAGTCATTTGCGGATTCGGCCGTACGGGCAAAATGTTCGGGCATCAGCACTTCAATTGCAAACCAGACATCATTACAATGGCAAAAGGTTTGACGAGTGCCTATTTGCCTTTGTCTGTCACAGCGATTCGGAAGGATATCTATGACAAATTTGACACGGGGCAAGAGAACAGCCACTTCCGTCATGTGAATACATTTGGCGGCAACCCTGCAGCTTGTGCGTTGGCATTGAAGAACATCGAAATTATCGAACGTGAACAGCTTGTCGAACGCTCCGCGGAATTGGGAGAGCGTCTCCTCAAAGAACTTGAAGAGTTGAAGAATCATCCGTATGTCGGTGATATCCGGGGCAAAGGCTTTTTGCTAGGCATTGAACTCGTGGAGGATAAAAAGACGAAAGAACCCGCTACAAACGCTCGGATGGCGAAAATCATGGGAGATTGCAAAGCGAACGGGCTCATTGTTGGACGGAATGGAGATACTGTAGCTGGCTACAACAATATTTTGGCGTTGAGTCCACCATTATCATGTACTGATGAAGATTTTGATTTTATTGTTGCTGTATTGAAGAAAGTGTTTAACGAAAATAAATAA
- a CDS encoding glycerol-3-phosphate acyltransferase, which produces MILWSIGIILFGYLIGCLHGSTVAQWLSGVNLKESGVKNAGASNATMVLGKRYGALVALIDIGKGIVAVLAVRFAAERFGLAPEHVTAFLFLVGAAVVFGHNFPFHMKFNGGKGTASVIGVLFAIDWRFGIAGLLLFVIVAIVTDILVFGVFMLYGTFLAAAIWMVGYWPILITILLFIMAVWKHLENVKRIMNRTEPRIRAELKKKKQDR; this is translated from the coding sequence ATGATTTTGTGGAGTATCGGGATTATTCTATTTGGCTATTTGATCGGTTGCCTGCATGGATCGACTGTAGCGCAGTGGCTTTCAGGTGTAAATTTGAAAGAATCCGGAGTGAAAAATGCAGGCGCTTCGAATGCGACAATGGTGTTAGGTAAACGGTATGGGGCGCTCGTTGCTTTGATAGATATCGGGAAAGGGATTGTCGCCGTCCTGGCTGTACGATTTGCTGCTGAGCGCTTCGGTCTTGCACCGGAACATGTGACAGCATTTCTCTTTTTAGTAGGTGCAGCTGTTGTTTTTGGACATAATTTTCCTTTTCATATGAAGTTCAATGGAGGGAAAGGAACGGCAAGTGTTATAGGAGTTCTTTTCGCCATTGATTGGCGCTTCGGCATTGCAGGTCTTCTATTGTTCGTCATTGTTGCTATTGTGACGGATATACTCGTCTTCGGCGTATTCATGCTCTATGGCACATTTCTTGCAGCTGCTATTTGGATGGTTGGATATTGGCCAATTCTCATTACCATTCTTCTTTTCATTATGGCAGTATGGAAACACCTCGAAAACGTCAAGCGCATTATGAACCGGACCGAGCCACGGATTCGTGCAGAGTTAAAAAAGAAAAAACAGGATAGATAA
- a CDS encoding O-acetylhomoserine aminocarboxypropyltransferase/cysteine synthase family protein, which translates to MTNKQLQPETLLLHGGQKPDPITGSRAVPIHRTTAFVFRDTEHAQNLFGLQEAGNIYTRITNPTVAVFEERVALLEGGTAAVALSSGMAAIAFSILNIAGAGDEIVAAGNLYGGTYNLFAVTLPRYGINVKFVDAEDPENFRAAITDKTKAIFAETIGNPSLQVLDIEAVANIAHENEIPFLIDNTFASPYGSNPIEFGADVVIHSATKWIGGHGTTIGGVVVDAGKFDWTRGKFPGFTEPDETYNGLRYGVDTAAAAFATKLRVQLLRDFGPCLDPDSAFNFLQGLETLHLRVTRHNENAVKVAEFLQAHPSVEWITYTGLEDHPTYENAKKYLKNGFGSIIVFGIKGGREAGRKVIDNITLWSHVANVGDAKSLIIHPASTTHQQLSAEDLKKTGTPEELIRLSVGLESTEDIIADLQQAIEKAAPVAVR; encoded by the coding sequence ATGACAAACAAACAACTTCAACCAGAAACTCTTCTCTTACACGGAGGCCAAAAGCCGGATCCTATTACAGGTTCTCGTGCTGTACCGATCCACCGTACTACTGCATTCGTTTTCCGCGACACTGAACATGCCCAAAACTTATTCGGCTTGCAAGAAGCAGGCAATATTTACACACGAATCACGAATCCTACCGTTGCTGTCTTTGAAGAAAGGGTTGCGCTACTAGAAGGTGGAACAGCTGCAGTCGCTCTTTCCTCCGGGATGGCCGCTATCGCTTTCTCCATTTTGAACATTGCGGGAGCAGGGGACGAAATCGTCGCTGCCGGCAATCTATACGGTGGTACGTATAATCTATTCGCCGTCACGCTTCCTCGCTACGGCATCAATGTGAAATTCGTCGATGCAGAAGACCCTGAAAACTTCCGCGCGGCAATTACGGACAAAACGAAAGCGATCTTCGCTGAAACGATTGGGAACCCGAGCTTACAAGTGCTCGATATCGAAGCAGTCGCAAATATCGCTCATGAGAATGAAATTCCGTTCCTCATCGATAACACATTCGCATCCCCATACGGATCGAATCCAATCGAGTTTGGAGCAGACGTCGTCATTCATTCCGCAACGAAATGGATTGGCGGCCACGGAACGACAATTGGGGGTGTCGTCGTCGACGCAGGGAAATTTGACTGGACGCGCGGCAAGTTCCCAGGCTTTACAGAGCCGGACGAAACGTACAACGGCCTACGCTACGGCGTTGACACTGCGGCAGCGGCATTCGCTACGAAGCTCCGCGTCCAATTGCTGCGTGACTTCGGACCTTGCCTAGATCCGGACAGTGCTTTCAACTTCCTACAAGGGCTGGAGACGCTTCATTTGCGTGTGACACGCCATAACGAAAATGCCGTGAAAGTCGCTGAATTCCTACAGGCTCATCCGTCTGTTGAATGGATTACTTACACAGGACTGGAAGATCATCCGACGTATGAAAATGCTAAGAAATATTTGAAAAACGGCTTCGGCTCCATCATCGTCTTCGGCATTAAAGGCGGACGTGAAGCGGGGCGCAAAGTGATCGATAATATTACGCTATGGTCACATGTGGCGAATGTGGGGGATGCTAAATCTCTGATCATCCATCCTGCATCAACGACACATCAACAATTGTCTGCGGAAGACTTGAAAAAGACGGGGACGCCGGAAGAATTGATCCGTCTGTCTGTCGGACTTGAGTCTACGGAAGATATCATTGCAGACCTGCAGCAGGCAATCGAAAAAGCCGCGCCGGTCGCAGTCCGCTAA
- a CDS encoding homoserine dehydrogenase: MPSIKVAILGFGTVGEGVYRILQEKREEIKRSTGFTVDVVSILVKDKAKERMPITGAKFTDDIQEILGNPEIDIVLEAIVGEEPAYTYLSDAIEKGCHIITANKKMFAKHGPALMKHAEFRDVQVGFEATTAGGVPVIRTVSNLLASDRIKRIQGILNGTSNFILTKMRDEGSSFKQALSDAQQNGFAEADPADDVDGTDAFRKLMILSSLAFGQQPDWEDVPVVGIDHLKSIDIIDASKGDLRYRHVADIWKDEKGKLQATVGPVLIGADHPLFSIDGVDNAIILDTEYLGSLTLVGPGAGMYPTGSAMVADLLHIIRQHKAVMVPN, encoded by the coding sequence ATGCCGTCAATTAAAGTGGCCATACTCGGTTTCGGTACGGTCGGTGAAGGTGTTTACAGAATCCTGCAGGAAAAGCGGGAAGAGATTAAAAGAAGCACTGGTTTCACCGTTGATGTCGTATCCATCCTTGTAAAAGACAAGGCAAAAGAACGTATGCCGATTACAGGCGCAAAATTTACAGATGACATTCAGGAAATATTGGGGAATCCCGAAATCGATATCGTTCTCGAAGCGATTGTCGGGGAAGAACCTGCGTATACGTATTTGTCGGATGCGATCGAGAAGGGTTGCCACATCATTACCGCGAACAAAAAGATGTTTGCAAAACACGGACCTGCGTTAATGAAACATGCCGAGTTCCGGGATGTGCAAGTTGGGTTCGAAGCGACGACAGCTGGCGGCGTCCCGGTCATCCGGACGGTGTCCAATTTGCTGGCAAGTGATCGTATCAAACGGATCCAAGGCATTTTAAATGGGACGTCAAATTTCATTTTGACGAAAATGCGCGATGAAGGATCTTCATTCAAACAAGCACTTTCTGATGCGCAGCAAAACGGGTTCGCTGAAGCGGATCCTGCAGATGACGTGGATGGCACGGACGCCTTCCGTAAACTGATGATTTTGAGCTCGCTCGCTTTCGGTCAACAGCCCGATTGGGAGGACGTCCCTGTCGTCGGAATCGATCATCTTAAGTCGATCGATATTATTGATGCATCGAAAGGCGATCTCCGTTATCGTCACGTGGCGGATATTTGGAAAGACGAAAAAGGGAAGTTGCAAGCGACTGTAGGTCCGGTTTTGATTGGCGCCGATCATCCGCTGTTCAGCATTGACGGTGTCGACAATGCAATCATTCTAGATACCGAGTACCTTGGTTCATTGACTTTGGTTGGCCCTGGTGCGGGAATGTACCCGACAGGAAGTGCGATGGTTGCCGACCTGCTGCATATCATTCGTCAACACAAAGCGGTCATGGTACCGAATTGA
- a CDS encoding BCCT family transporter, translated as MRKISNVFYITIGLIILAVGYGVAAAESFEAVTTSIKSFVSSSFGWYYMLLLSFLLVLSIFFIFSPFGKVRLGQDADRPTFSTITWIAMLFSAGMGIGLVFYGAAEPLSHYAINPATAEPNTDAAFKEAMRQTFFHWGLHVWAMYGIVGLALAYFQFRKEEPGLISATLKPIFGKKMEGPWGVLVDVLAVFATAFGVATSLGFGAVQINAGLNYLFGFTIGFTSQLIIIAVVTVLFVMSAWSGLSKGIKYLSNTNLILAIALLGFVLILGPTLLIFNVFTDSIGGYLANLVSMSFRTAPLNDIHRGWLEDWTIFYWAWWISWAPFVSMFIARVSKGRTIREFMVVVMLAPTVLSAIWFSAFGTTAINMQREGIVDLAKTDTELTIFEMFHAMPLSIIISIVAVLLIASFFITSADSATFVLGMQSTYGSLTPPNSVKIIWGVIQSTIAIILLSVNGLTALQNTIIIAALPFSFIILLMIISLLKALKSELPKSERPRRRKAKDNV; from the coding sequence ATGCGAAAAATATCAAACGTATTTTATATCACAATTGGTCTAATTATATTAGCCGTTGGATATGGAGTTGCTGCGGCGGAAAGTTTTGAAGCCGTTACAACATCCATCAAATCCTTCGTTTCATCTTCATTTGGATGGTATTACATGCTTCTGCTCTCATTTCTTCTTGTGCTTAGCATATTCTTCATTTTCAGCCCTTTCGGCAAAGTGCGTTTAGGGCAAGATGCGGACCGCCCGACGTTTTCAACAATCACTTGGATTGCCATGCTATTTTCTGCTGGGATGGGAATTGGATTAGTGTTTTACGGAGCCGCCGAACCACTCTCCCACTATGCCATTAATCCTGCAACTGCAGAGCCCAATACGGACGCTGCTTTTAAAGAGGCGATGCGACAGACATTTTTCCATTGGGGATTGCATGTATGGGCCATGTACGGGATTGTTGGGCTTGCTTTGGCATATTTCCAATTCCGCAAAGAGGAGCCAGGGTTAATTTCAGCAACATTGAAGCCGATTTTCGGTAAAAAGATGGAAGGGCCTTGGGGCGTTCTCGTCGATGTGCTTGCCGTATTTGCAACAGCTTTTGGCGTTGCCACTTCTCTCGGCTTCGGTGCTGTTCAAATTAACGCAGGGCTGAATTATCTATTCGGCTTTACGATCGGATTCACTTCACAACTGATCATCATTGCAGTCGTGACCGTTCTTTTTGTTATGTCGGCCTGGTCAGGACTTAGCAAAGGCATCAAATATTTATCGAACACAAACTTAATATTGGCGATCGCCCTATTAGGTTTTGTCCTCATCTTAGGACCGACTTTACTCATTTTCAATGTTTTCACTGATTCCATCGGGGGCTATCTCGCCAATCTTGTTTCGATGAGTTTCCGTACTGCACCTTTGAATGATATTCATCGTGGCTGGTTAGAAGATTGGACGATCTTCTATTGGGCATGGTGGATTTCATGGGCACCGTTCGTCAGCATGTTCATCGCACGGGTATCGAAAGGCAGAACAATCCGGGAATTCATGGTTGTTGTCATGTTGGCGCCAACCGTCCTTAGCGCCATCTGGTTTTCAGCTTTTGGAACGACCGCCATCAATATGCAACGTGAAGGGATTGTAGATTTAGCGAAGACGGACACTGAGTTGACGATTTTTGAAATGTTCCATGCGATGCCTTTGTCAATTATCATTTCAATTGTAGCTGTTTTGCTCATTGCATCCTTTTTCATTACGTCCGCAGACTCGGCGACATTTGTGTTAGGCATGCAGTCCACGTACGGATCATTGACCCCACCGAATAGTGTGAAAATCATTTGGGGTGTCATCCAATCGACCATTGCGATTATTTTATTGTCCGTAAATGGATTGACTGCACTGCAAAACACGATCATCATTGCCGCATTGCCTTTCTCTTTCATCATTTTGCTAATGATTATTTCATTACTCAAAGCGTTGAAGAGCGAACTGCCAAAGAGTGAACGGCCGAGAAGAAGGAAAGCGAAAGACAACGTTTGA
- a CDS encoding excisionase family DNA-binding protein, producing MYMTIEETAEYLGMPAEQVRKYVWEGRIRAVHDGEQFFINQNQFSNYFTQLETLKRQIEDYLNEPIPPDRDIKDED from the coding sequence ATGTATATGACGATTGAAGAAACAGCAGAATATTTAGGTATGCCTGCCGAGCAAGTCAGAAAGTATGTATGGGAAGGACGCATCCGTGCCGTCCATGACGGCGAACAGTTTTTCATCAACCAAAATCAGTTCAGCAACTATTTCACCCAACTCGAAACGTTGAAAAGGCAAATTGAGGACTACTTAAATGAACCAATTCCTCCAGATCGGGATATCAAAGACGAGGATTAA
- a CDS encoding DUF2512 family protein, giving the protein MNEETNVNHGRSLLIKAILIFPVLWIVLTVFNGVSFWHSTILGVALLLISYLGDLMIFPRVGNMTATIGDLALAFIVLWGGLNLLGYSEAMGEAFLAGAILAVGEYFFHSWLLKTQYGNTYV; this is encoded by the coding sequence ATGAATGAGGAAACAAACGTGAACCACGGAAGGTCGCTTCTGATCAAAGCAATATTGATTTTTCCGGTTCTATGGATTGTGTTAACGGTCTTTAATGGTGTTTCTTTTTGGCACTCGACTATTTTAGGTGTCGCTTTACTGTTAATTTCCTACCTGGGAGATTTGATGATCTTCCCAAGAGTGGGCAATATGACCGCGACGATTGGAGACTTGGCGTTAGCATTTATCGTTCTATGGGGTGGCTTGAATTTGCTTGGCTATTCGGAAGCTATGGGAGAAGCATTTCTGGCAGGAGCTATTCTCGCTGTCGGGGAATACTTTTTTCACTCTTGGCTATTAAAAACACAATACGGCAACACTTATGTATGA
- a CDS encoding QueT transporter family protein, giving the protein MKVKTMATSGIIAALYVAVTFLIAPFGFTNIQFRLSEMFNHLVVFNKKYIVGVVLGVFVANLLFSELGPIDLVFGVGQSVLALSITILSAKFIKGIYRRMFFNTIVFTFTMFLIAWELNIVLELPFLLTWLFVAVGEFVVMAIGIPVMVALDKRLNFSKLI; this is encoded by the coding sequence ATGAAAGTAAAAACGATGGCAACGAGCGGTATTATCGCTGCGTTGTATGTTGCTGTGACGTTTTTGATTGCCCCGTTCGGATTCACAAACATTCAGTTTCGCTTGTCAGAGATGTTCAATCATCTCGTCGTGTTCAATAAAAAATATATCGTCGGCGTCGTATTAGGCGTTTTTGTTGCCAATCTGCTTTTTTCAGAATTGGGACCGATCGATCTCGTATTCGGAGTTGGGCAATCCGTCCTCGCTCTATCAATTACAATCCTATCCGCGAAATTCATTAAAGGGATTTACCGACGGATGTTTTTCAATACAATTGTATTCACATTCACGATGTTCCTTATCGCTTGGGAGTTGAACATCGTTCTGGAACTGCCTTTCCTACTGACTTGGCTTTTCGTCGCTGTTGGCGAATTTGTCGTCATGGCAATCGGCATTCCTGTAATGGTTGCATTGGATAAACGACTTAATTTCAGCAAACTCATATAA
- a CDS encoding SRPBCC domain-containing protein, with protein MSANEIRKTILIESPIETIWPYVSTAEGIGAWFMPNDLEPVEGKEFTLQAGPWGKSPCKVTQVQPPNSLSFDWGKDWHVHFQLKEIDGQTELTFIHAGWEEGKQTEFGESHDVVRPRMSEGWNGLLAKLKNVIGSTAE; from the coding sequence ATGTCTGCGAACGAAATTAGGAAAACGATACTTATTGAATCCCCTATTGAAACGATTTGGCCGTATGTGTCAACAGCAGAAGGAATTGGTGCTTGGTTCATGCCGAACGATCTGGAACCGGTCGAAGGGAAGGAGTTCACCTTGCAAGCGGGTCCCTGGGGAAAATCTCCATGTAAAGTGACGCAAGTCCAACCGCCGAACAGTTTGTCGTTCGACTGGGGAAAGGATTGGCATGTTCATTTTCAATTGAAGGAAATTGATGGCCAAACCGAGTTGACGTTCATCCACGCTGGCTGGGAAGAAGGTAAACAGACGGAGTTCGGTGAATCGCACGACGTCGTTCGACCGCGTATGTCCGAGGGTTGGAATGGACTTTTGGCGAAGCTTAAAAATGTAATCGGATCGACAGCCGAATAA